Sequence from the Thunnus maccoyii chromosome 22, fThuMac1.1, whole genome shotgun sequence genome:
CtgacattatatatactgttatatatattgtagctgctggaggtggagctagtttgaactacttcaTGTACAGTTAGCTAACTtggtttagtccagtggttcccaatctagcgtttgggcccctccaaagggtcaccagataaatctgaggggtcgtgagatgattaatgggagaggaaagaaagaaaaacaaagttctgatacacaaatctgttttcagtttttagactttttctctaatattttgatttttagtgaaatattggatcatttgaacatttattgaaatgaaagcatgtgagaagtttagagggaaaaattactatttggtggagctgttaacaactcatagacatctgaaatgtgaccccgactacacactgctttttgtaagatgtcaaaagccaaaaaggttggaaaccactggtttaatttttaactaaatgttgtattttaaaaggttgttatattatccattgtgtcaaatcttcatctagaaagtaactaaagctgtcagataaatgtagtggagtagaaagtacaatatttccctctgaaatgtagtggagtggaagtagaAAGtaggaaatacaaaaaaaaggaaatactcaaagtacctcaaaattgtacttaagtacagtacttgagttaaTGTATTTAGTCACTTTCCATCACTGGGATTCATTGCATTAAATGaagacacacacttacacacacacacgcaatgaGAGTCTGTAATTACATGTGTATGCGTGTTATTTGAAAGAGAGCTGATGCCTTGTGCAACAACAATATTCTTCACCTCATTTACTGCTGCATGCATGACACATTTTGGTTTTCCCACTGgactaatgttagcaaaccTGCCTGCAGACATGCAAATAGCGACTGTTTCCGTTGACAAACTGccttttttaaactgttaagtTAATTAAACAGGTGTGAAGATACCAAAAGGTCATATTTAAACACTCACTTGGTGCCGCAGGATAGTTTGCTGCACTATCCGGGCATAGTTGTCCAATTTAACGCCGGAGTTGCTCCTGCTTCTCATGGTGACGAGTCAACGGTTCAATTCAAGTATTCAAGGACACAAACTAACTAAATCCTCGACTGTAATGTCATTTTTCGGTGCTCTTTTTCGAAAGTCCGGCAGGCCGAAAGAAGAAACACAGCTTTCACAGAGAACCAGGAAAGCTGCTGCCTAGCTGTCAACAGCGGCAAGCAACGAAAGTCCAGCAAGTGTAACTTGAAGCTGCGGTACGCGATaatttttttcctaggatggcgaagtcgTGGCCCGCCTCCTTCTACTTGTGATTGGCTTACCtgccctaactctaaccaatcTCATTCgtcatgcctaaacctaaccaacccaaccaacgaaggcgatgagtactagccaatcatAGGCAGAGGTGGGCGGGGCATGTgttcgccatcctaggaaaaataTCGGCAGTAAGGTAGTTACAGGAGGCCGGCTCAAACCGGATGTTAGGAGAGGttaccttcaaaataaaagaacGTCAGACAAGAAGCATAAGTCTCCTGGTAATTTACTTTTCTAGGAATATGGAAACTAGAGTgtagtttattcatttatttactggtttattagggcctgagccccaaaggggtgaacaccctattgtatttcatgtgttagtttctttctttcttctttattattccgCCACTccaacccttaatttgaccccctaaacatactcaaaaactcactaaatttggcacgcacatcacgtttgttaaatgtaaaaattaacccccaaagtgccaaaatttGCTCCAGAGCGCCACCCATGTATCTAatatggccgccacggcccgtaggaatgtcgtacagagattgaaccaaaactcaattattcgtctcaagacctacaaatcatacgctgacacccctgacctaaattcaacaggaagtccgcaatatgcccatgaatggagctcattgagtgagagtgacagtttagtgataaagtgctgcagaaaaataaaatcaaaactaaaatttgtagctttgtactgcagtttttcctttattaaagCCTGAGCACttagcggttcgctcacactctcccttcaaatatatgagtatttttctgtgtccagctgcagttacttattgtctctacacacctgacagtacacatttcaaacaaacaactttgaccaggtcatgtgcattaaaagtctttccttttctaaaaatagacaaTGAAAATTAGGAAGAGAATTTCTTTtagtgaatgggcccaaaacttgcataattttgatgacacaggtgtgagcaagacagacatgtctcaccctgcagaaaattgtcATCCTCACACctttgagatttgatgtttcaccatgtcagaggaaattgctataactttattgtacatgctccagtcttcaccaaacttcacatgtttgtaaagtcagatctgtcagcccaggtctggagacatctacatgcccgtggcagaagcccttggactgcaccgcgccccgacgtgcgcaagggtgTGAGGGCCcattcaacgctgcttgcagctttaatttataaCTTAAATTACACATCATgagtttttaaaggtgcaatatacaacattcagccccgccagatgtcagcaaacaactatttgccTATTGTAGTAATTATTTGGAGTAATGGCGaactgagcagagaatgaagtcacactccttCTGTCTGTATTGTTATCCGAGCTTTTCAGTTCCTAATTTGAAAGCCGGTCCAGCTGCATGTGCATGTAAGAGCATTCccatattacagctaaacagtacattaaaatatgtttctgaaaacgCCAAGGCCCCTGTGCAGGGATCCCCGGGAGTGCCCCCTCGAGCCTTACAGGCTCTCGTCCATATCTGCAGCGGCTCAGTGCATCTCTATAACACACGCTGCGTTTACTTTGAAAATCCCTGGTTTAGTTCCACCACCTccgtttctttctttttttttaacatagtTTTATCTCCAAAGTGTGTAAAAGAAGTTAtgaattatgttcattatttattctatttgtttatttatttagtatagcTCTCCTTAAATTGAGCTGCGGCCAACACGCTTCAAAACGCGTAACTTTTACTTTGAATGCgagctgtctctgtttctcGACTTCCTGTTTCAATTTTCTTTGTACAAGTTGGATAATGGAACAAGCAGACACTTAAATCTGGAAATACCCcgaaaaattgtgtttttcattatatAATGTGAACAACTGCAAATTAATTATACTTCATGCACGGACCATACAACTATATAACACATTTTACCCAAAACAATTTATACCTGGCAGAGTAGGCCGAGAAGTCTAAGAAAACAGCTGTAGGACCAACATGTAGAAATATATCCATTTACTGCACGTAATTtctataaacatatttttaaattttactctCACTGAAGTATTTGATTCATCTAGAGTGCCTACTGTGGcaataaatattttactttgaaattTATAACCGGACATGCTATTCTTTGTTATAAATAACTTGACAGTAGTTTAACCTACTGTATGAAGTTTGCACAGTATGGCAGAATCATCAGTTAAGGATGAAAGTAATACATCTAAATCGTACATTGTTAATACACAAATAGAAAATAGGGAAAGGCTTTTAAAATGGCATGAAACGAGCAGAAATACTTCAACAAATGCTGTTAAATACAACCAGGAAGCAAACttaggcaaaaaaaacattggaaatcATCCGGACACCATCATTTAAAGCgtatttgctgttttatcagAACAACATCAAGTGTTGTGGTTAAGTATTCAAGGTAGGAAGTGACTGAAAACATTCTAATAGTATTTTATACTATTTCTAtattgtgtctctctctgtggtgAGCAGAAAGTAAGATGTTTTCGGCGCCCTCTAGCGAAATCAGGTTGCCCCTAAAatctaaaagtaaaaatactgttgtctaaaaatactccattacaagtaaaagcccTGAATTCAAAAGGTTACATAAGTACAGAAAtcagaaaaatgtacttaaagtatcaaaagtaaaagtactcattatgcaggcTTGCTTCttttagagtgttatattatcatagtatattatattgtttgtttatatcactaataaatacatttaagagCTTTTTTATGCTGTAGTTCATCAATGTGGAGCCAATTTAGATACTTTTGGTAATACTACTACATTATAATATAAGTGTGTGATGttttatataacaataataataataataataatgagaagacaaagaaagaggaggagaagaagaataCCCTTAATTTATATAGTACATTTCACAGAAAGTGCATAACAAataacaaagaaagagaagaaaagagcggacaatttaaacaacagttagaatattaaagtaatattttacataaaatcttcatctgaaaagtaagtaaaaagtacaatatttacaatataagtacaaagtagcataaaatggaaatactcaagtaaagtacaagtaccttaaattTATACTTaggtacagtacttgagtaaatgtatttagttacatGTCATCACTGCCCTTGTTTAGGTGTTTCAGGAGTCCTTGTTCATCATGTGTGCTCTTGATAAAATCGAAAAGACTACAAGAAATCCCAGAATGCTTCCTGCGTCGAACGTGTCcctcttttaaaaatgtccGCGTGAGGAACGTTGCCTGACCGTTATATAGCTGCATTTTACCTTAACTGTTGTCAAAATCATCGATGTTCCCTCGTGTTAAACCAgattaaatacaacaaaagcaagttttcaaaatatttttatcaagTTTTCCTCTTAACtaagctgtaaaaaaacaaaacaaaaaaaaaaaacagccgtTGGTCGTTTAAAAAAAAGCCGTTGGCCGACTTCACCGGAGGGACTGTTGACGGTGTAACACCAGACttgagaagaagaaggagccgatcatcttttctcttcagtgtaaatttgtttttttagctaCAGTCTCCGTTAAATCATCTACATTTTATCCAACGTAAATGAGTTGCAGAGGAGACAGTGATGATGACAGCTGCAGTAAACGGAAAGTCGCGTACGTTTTTAGCCCGGAGTACATCGACACCTGCGACTCTTTATCCAAAGTACCAAATCGGGTGAGTTGGATTGAATGAGGAGCATTTATTTACCGGCTTTGTTTGCTGTAACATACTTCATTGTTTAGACTACATTTCAATCAgtggttttgtatttttactacATTTCCAGGCGAGTATGGTCCACTCACTGATAGAGGCGTATGGACTGCTCAAACATATGAGGTAAGTTTAGTGTTtttaagctaatgttagtttCTTCCATTAAAGAAtaggctcacaatttttcaagtatgttttaaaacaacagtcaggcgcCCAAaggaacactgaaagaggttttcctcgctgtaatcattcctcctgttcatactggctgttaaaatatcccctttaaatgtgctttctatgtaagtgatggaggctaAAATccactttttgtgcaaaaatgcatttaaaagttgatgtgaagcttatatgaggcttcagcagtctgagttagtcatatcaagtggatatctgccacatttacagtctttttagcatcatattccctctttgtgtttccctgttgagctgcggaaGTAGAGTAACAAAatgagggactttggcactaaaaagactgtaaagttgaaagatatccactgaagcttcatattagcttcagataaacttttaaatacatttttgcacagaaggaggactggattttgtcccccatcatttacattctaagtgcattatgaagggatcttctaatggtcagtatgaacaggaggaatgatttcggcaagaaaaacctatttcaacGTTCATTCGtgcacttgactgttgttttaggacaggcttgaaaaactgtgaacctgtccattaaaatatattttatggaACAGTAGTTTACCTTCTACTTTTTCAAAACAGAATGTATGTAGACATAAATCACTCTCAGTCACATAtaaccacatactgtacatgtattcCACTGGACAAAGCTAAACTTAGCTTCTCTATATTGAACTGTACAGTATACAAGTTGTTGAGAAAACTATTCATTGTTATTTATCTAAATTTAAGACCTGAAAGGGTATTAATTACAGTTAAAGATTCCCTTTGAGTCTTGAATATGGTCTAAGGTGTcttttatatatagtttttctTGATGTGCTGGTTTTCTTCCATCAATAGTTTCTAGTGATAAATCCTCTTTTGGTTCACTTGTTTCAAAATCTTCCTGTCAGTAAATATGCTGTGAAAAGTCTTACATTGAACTTGCAGAAAGCTGTGATCACTCTGTGtacagctgtctgtctgttgtatagtttgttttattgaGGAAATGTATTATATCAGGATAAAAACCCTTGAGATGcatcatccttttttttttcaagggggggtcacaaacaaacactcacaaaacaaatggaaaacagaacaatacaaaacacaataatacataactcaacattaaaaagacaaacgaacaaatgataaaagaaacaaaaaaagaactaaCAAAACCAAAGAAGAGTTACAACCTTAGGCTAGACActcaatcaaaagaaaaatgatcaatCTATGAAGTAACTGTCAGTAAGAGTATTACTAAAAACATAGGACATTTGTTtcaagatagaaaacacattttaaataatccAAATGATGACAGAAAGCAGATATTTACAGATAAATTATTCCAAGCAGAAGGAGCCCGAAACATCAAAGACTTTTATTTTTGCCAACTTCATGAGAGTAATTTGAAGTATAAGGAACAGAAAATTGTTTTAATCAATACAAATAGTGAAAACAGATAGTTAGTATATTGAATAGTGTCTTGAAATCTACAGTATTTTGTACATTGCACAGCATTTGTTATATCTAGTGTATTGTATAAGAACAATATAGAGGTTTTACTTTTTACTCTGCAGTGTTATATAGGCTTGTGTTTTGATATCCTGTCggttattttttatatgttccTACTCTTCAGGTTTTTAAAGCCACTTAAGGACAAATAAAGTTAGTTTGAAGTGACTGAATTGGCTTTGAAGGAAGAATTTTATTTGTTatacatttttctgctttttctgccTTGATCCAAGTGTCATTTTTGTCTTGATTTAATTCAGTGATCAGGTAAAGCATTTGCTTTGGATATTGTTAAAcagacatttgtgtttattttccatcCCTGATATTGCAACGCAGCATTTGGTTcggattatttattttatatgagCACAGCAGTTTGTGGTAGGTTGCTGTTTATTGCTGGCTTTGTGTGCACTTAgttgtttctgatttttttaaaaaagaggtgTCCCATTAACCAGCTGCAGATGTTACATTCACATATTTATTTGGCAGCACAGTGAAAAAACCAATGATGTTACTCTGCTACTGCCTATGCAGCCGTACTTGTGTAAGCAGCTTGTCTTGTACCATTACTGACAAATACACTGATAAAAGAGATCAGAGTAGCAGAGAGGAGCTAcactgaaaagctgaaaaacaggTTTTCAGCTAATCCTGCATCAGCGTGGAGAAGCTCTGCAGGACGTCACCAACTACAGGAAACCCCCCTCCTACACTGCAGAGAACCTCCAACTAGCCAAAGACCTGAATGTGTTTTACTGCAAGTTTCACGCCCCTCACCTGTTCCAACTACCTCCTGGCTGCCCACCAGCACTGGCGGCTTGTGAAAAGGATGTGTGGCAgctctttaacagacagatcAGGACAACACCAGGCCCAAACGGCAGGTCACCCACCTGTCTGAAAGTCCCGGTCCCCAAGAAAACCCTCCATCACCGATCTGAACAACTACAGCCCTGACGTCTGTAGTCATGAAGTCCTTGGAGAGGTCAGAGGATGATGCAGTTAACATGGGACTGCGCTCAAAAAGGCTCTGCAGAGGACATGTACTATGTCTGCGCCAGCTCAGGAAATACAACCTGCCTCAGGAGCTGCTGATCCACTTTTACACCGCAGTCGCTCAGTCTGTTCTCCGCACATCCATCACAGTCTGGTCTGGATCGGCTACCAAACAGAGACAGGAACAAACTACAATGGACAGTCTGCAGAAAAGATTATCGATGCATACCTGCACACCTCCAGGCGCCACAGAACACTGTGCACCAAAAACACCAGACACAGGAACACTTTCTTCCCCCTTAAATCACTGTGTGACACTATAATACCCACAAAACCtacaaattatatttatttattttagtctaaaatacaaaaatgtgcataatatttatctcagcactctttacttctttgcactatttgtatcccGTTTACAGTTAACAGAAACCATTTCACCTGTATAAAGTCATTCAttgtgtaagtacattatgagctactaaaccggagtcaaattccttatacgtgtaaacatacttggccaaaaaagatgattctgattgttttccccctttttttttctccagcatGGTGAAACCTCGTGCTGCTACCATAGAGGAAATGGCCAAGTTCCACACAGACTCCTACCTGGAGCATCTTCACAAGATCAGCCAGGACGGAGACAACGACGACCCTCAGTCAGTCGACTACGGCCTGGGTGAGAAACGCCGGTAATAACTTCTTCCCCCTTCTGGCCAAAACAAGTTAATTCTACCTCTCTGTGATGCTATTTCATGTGCTTGAATATCCTATACTGGATcaagtttgcatgttttttacTTTCAGTTTCACAATTGCGAGAACAAGCAAGTGGCTCATTcagattttattgtttctaaacCTTCTTATTTAACACAGAGGGATTTAAATGGACAATTAGGTAGGGAAGACTTTAGGAATCACATGCAGTACGTATTTATTGACACCAGGGGGAGCTATAACACCAAATACAAACGTTACACAGACTGAACAGTGTATCGTTAAGGTTTTTAATCCACTTAGATGTAATTTTACCCCTTTTTCTGAGGAGGCAGATTGCTTTCTCATTGCTCTGagtttaaaaataatgtcaacacaATGACTTTgccatcacatcatcagtttAGTTTGGCCAAGATAGCAACACAATCCAAACTTGACCCCATGAGGGAGGGATGCTGTTAGAAAGATCCCTCCATGGTTTGTTGTTTCTGGATGTCCAGTCGGCTCTTAGCTCAAACTTTCTCCATACTTTAAATTTTCTAACTTTAGACTCATCCACAAGTTCGCCccctttttcttgtttttatttcctatCTGTCTCCCCTCGCCTTTCTTTCCCCCGCCCTCCTCCGCCCGTTTCGCTCTTCTTTATGTCCTCGACTCATCCCTCTGTCGCTTCCTCCTTTTGTCTTCTCcacacctctctctgtctctctggtcCATCCTTCCTTTCTTGTTGCAAAAGCAAAGTGCTCCACCTTTTTCCTGGATACagacctttttttctctctgtcacttctGTCCTTTGTCTCTTTAATTTATCTTTTGCCACATTCTATTGTTTGCCATCTATCACTCATTTCTGTCCacccttccttctctctcatgtCGTGTCTTTTGTTTCAGCTCTCTgactctccttttttttttccagtttttttgtttccctttttcattcttccatttctgctttttccatttcatcccttttattgtattttctgcTTATCTCTCCCCACAGCCCATCAGGGATTTAGTCCCTTTTTTTTGCAAGGGCATTGAGGTCAAAGAAGTGAAGCCAGCATGAAAAAATATCAAGTTTTCAGACTGTTGCAGTGCAGTTTTTTGGCAGTTGAACactaaaatgtagaaataacCACTCACAGATACTACCATTGAGTGtatttattggattattataCATCTCAGTGCTGAACTTTTCACTTTTTAGACAAAATAAGCTATTTTAAGGCAGCATTGTGGGCTTTGGCCTTTttataaggtttttttttttttttaaatgattatttttccaTGTCTTCTTCCAGGTTATGACTGTCCGGTGGTGGAGGGGATATTCGACTACGCAGCAGCAGTAGGAGGCGCTACACTGACAGGAGCCCAGTGCTTGCTTGACAAGACGTGTGAAGTGGCCATCAACTGGGCAGGAGGGTGGCACCACGCCAAGAAGTAAGTCAACGTTTCACACAGATGAAAGCAGCATAGTCAAACACGTATAACAACTAAGTTCCTAGTGATGTTATCCATTCTGCTTTAATActaatattgtattttaatatatgaAAGTCGACAAGATGCTGGAATACAGTTTGAGTTTAGTTGTGATGAGCTGAAACACTCTCGTTGTACTTGTGTCGTCATACTTTTAAGTTAAATCATCACCAAGACCAGTTTATGCAACTATTACTTAATAAATGGAGGCTGTGGTGGATAAAGTTAGTCATTTTTAAGTTATCTGTAATCATGAGGAGCTACATAAACTCCTCAGGTAAGCTATCAGTTGCACCAAGTCACCTGATGAGGGCGCTGTTGGTAaagaatcatttttatttctctctctctctcccctccagGGACGAGGCGTCAGGTTTCTGTTACGTGAACGACGCTGTGTTGGGAATCCTCAAACTGAGGGAGAAATATGAGAGAGTCCTGTACGTGGACGTCGACCTGCATCACGGAGACggtacacaaacaaacaataaaagtatcaaaattGTAGTGAGTTCAGAGGGCAGTCTGGCTCGTAGACAGAGAATATTTGAAATAAGCTTCTGTTTTGATGAAGATATCTCTTAAACTAGTGTGAAATTTAGTGTTTGCTTTCTTCTGTAGTGATCCATTATGATCATTCTCTCCTTGCAGGTGTTGAAGACGCCTTCAGCTTCACCTCCAAAGTCATGACAGTCTCTCTCCATAAGTTTTCTCCTGGATTCTTCCCAGGTCCGTCCCTGCAGATGTTTAAGACAAAAAATGTTGTGATATGAtaacatatattacatatattacgGTAGAGTTTaagataagtgtgtgtgtgtgtataggtaCGGGTGACCTGACAGACACTGGGCTGGGTAAAGGTCGCTGGTACGCCATCAACGTACCGCTGGAGGATGGAATCAAGGATGACAGATACTACCAAGTTTTTACCAggtaaacacatacacacacacacagaagtatTAGGAAACCCCTGTACAACTCAGAGGCAagtcttttaaaaaattttttccTCACCGATCCCTGAGGAGAAATCCAAttttcccttcccctctccCGACCACATCCCCTCcgcagaggtcaaaggtcaggttCAGCTACAGAGCAGCAGCCTTGGAGCTAGTGGAGTTTCAGCATCTTTCTCAAGGATTCTTCGACAGGGGGATTCCTTCAAACAATGGAGTCTTGAACTTTAACTTCTGTAGCTGAAGGATTTTTCTCCCAGACTGAAAAATGCACACGTGTTGCTTCAACAAGTGCAAATCACAACAGCTCGAAATCTCAGTGTCAGTGTCTGTCAGAAAACCCCCCAAAATACACACCGCAGGTTTATCAGGTTTTCTGAAATTAAGTTATAATCTATGATGATTTTCAAGTTGAATATGAGTTGACCTTTGCTGCCATCTTATTAGTCACTGAAGCCAGAAAATCTACATATGAGAAAAAGGATAATAAGCCTGTGTAGAGCATGAAAACAGTCAATCAATCATCTCAGCGGAGTGTAATTGGTTgagacacctgtcaatcaagcacTTAAACCAATAACCTCCTGTTTCATACTAAATCTTtttgataaaacaaaaatttcaacaacaacacaacaaacaacagttttCCCAACTAGCAGCTATTACAGATTCATTTATTGATCCAAAATCAAACAATATCCCATAATTTACTTCTAGCTGGACTGATACAAGAAACACTTTTGACTTGTGACTTAAAGCTGTGATTGGTGGAACTCATAACAGACTAGTGTTCCGTCActtgtgattggctgagccGACTACAGCCAGTGTTCCGTGACTTCTGATTGGTGGAACTGACTATAGACCAGTCTATGTAGAACAGAAAGCACAGCTGGTCAGATTTTATAAAACATGATAGTGCAATTAGAGCTGAATTGACTAATTGGTGCAACtatttaataatcatttaattattttagcaATTTAAAAGGCCAAACATCCGGATTTAATGTaaagatttgatgcttttatgtgtcatatatgatagtaaattaaatatcttttgatTCTGGGCGGCTGTTGGTCTCTGACAAAATTCTGATTCACTACTTCCAGACATGTTCTAGTCAGTTAATGATAAATAACTGATAGCAGCATAAGCGAACGTAAATGCAAAGCAAACATTCTGACGTCatcgggggggggggatgaCATGCTTCCTGCTCTCTCTGGTTTTGCAGTGTGATGCAGGAAGTACGGGCACAGTTCAACCCGGAGGCGGTGGTGATGCAGCTGGGTGCCGACACCATGGCGGGCGACCCCATGTGCTCCTTTAACATGACCCCGGTGGGGGTCGGCAAGTGTCTGCAGTATGTCCTGCAGTGGCAGCTACCTACGCTGCTGCTGGGAGGAGGTGTGTatgctctgtttgtgtgtgtatgtgtgtgtgtttattattctGTGCTGATGCTGTGTGACTACATACGTGTATGTtcatgtgttagtgtgtgtgtgtgtgtgtgtgctttaaaTACATCCAATGAGAGGTAGATAATGCAACatatgctttgtgtgtgtgtttgctttaaaTCTCAGTGATTCACTCACTTGTGcacaatttcacacacacacacacacacagatccatcatccacacacactcacacacactcacatcgTGCTCTGTTCCAGACCCCTCAGCCCTTGGCCAGATGATAGCTACTAAT
This genomic interval carries:
- the hdac8 gene encoding histone deacetylase 8, producing MSCRGDSDDDSCSKRKVAYVFSPEYIDTCDSLSKVPNRASMVHSLIEAYGLLKHMSMVKPRAATIEEMAKFHTDSYLEHLHKISQDGDNDDPQSVDYGLGYDCPVVEGIFDYAAAVGGATLTGAQCLLDKTCEVAINWAGGWHHAKKDEASGFCYVNDAVLGILKLREKYERVLYVDVDLHHGDGVEDAFSFTSKVMTVSLHKFSPGFFPGTGDLTDTGLGKGRWYAINVPLEDGIKDDRYYQVFTSVMQEVRAQFNPEAVVMQLGADTMAGDPMCSFNMTPVGVGKCLQYVLQWQLPTLLLGGGGYNLANTARCWTYLTAAVLGKTLSSEIPDHEFFTEYGPDYSLEISPSCRPDRNDTKHLDQVISTIKGNLKNVV